One region of Cinclus cinclus chromosome 1, bCinCin1.1, whole genome shotgun sequence genomic DNA includes:
- the XCR1 gene encoding chemokine XC receptor 1 → MDEGYLDGNYSYEYPHETNICEMGDYFTFNIYLTAVLYSLVFFLSLLGNTLVLWILLKCENLTSLTNIFIMNLCISDLVFSCMLPFWVVDQSFGWIFGEFLCKASNAVFSIGYYSGVFFLTLMTILRYLFVVNPLSTLRSQTQCCGVLVSLAVWTVSILIVVPEVIHTTVQEDLEEYRFCDYADGNWKKVDIYVRNVLFLLSFGIIIFCYVKILIILLRARSRRKHRTVRLILIIVVAFFLCWAPYNILSFLTTFPSPTCQYEKDSNLAFHISRKIAFSHCCLNPVLYVFVGVKFKKHLEQLCSLCLHCSNGQASSTRICYEGKFQHEGASVY, encoded by the coding sequence ATGGATGAAGGATATTTAGATGGTAATTACTCATATGAATACCCTCATGAAACCAACATCTGTGAAATGGGTGACTATTTCACATTTAACATCTATCTCACTGCTGTCCTCTACAGTCTGGTATTTTTTCTCAGTCTGCTAGGAAACACTTTGGTGTTATGGATCCTATTGAAATGTGAAAACCTTACATCTTTAACAAACATCTTCATCATGAATCTCTGTATCTCTGATTTAGTTTTCTCCTGCATGCTGCCTTTTTGGGTAGTGGACCAGTCCTTTGGATGGATTTTTGGTGAGTTCCTTTGCAAAGCATCAAATGCTGTTTTCTCCATTGGCTACTACAGCggtgttttctttttgactCTCATGACTATCCTGAGGTACTTGTTTGTGGTGAACCCCCTTTCAACTCTGAGATCCCAGACACAGTGCTGTGGTGTTCTGGTGTCCTTGGCTGTTTGGACTGTTAGCATATTAATTGTGGTTCCTGAGGTGATTCACACCACAGTGCAAGAAGACTTGGAAGAGTACAGGTTCTGTGattatgctgatgggaactgGAAAAAGGTGGACATTTATGTGAGAAATGTActcttcctgctttcctttggAATCATCATATTCTGTTATGTCAAGATACTCATAATCCTGCTTAGAGCAAGATCTCGCAGAAAGCACAGAACTGTGAGACTCATCCTCATTATTGTGGTGgcttttttcctgtgctgggcacccTACAACATCCTCAGCTTTCTGACTACTTTTCCATCACCCACCTGTCAGTATGAGAAAGACTCCAACCTTGCCTTTCACATCAGTCGTAAAATTgctttctcccactgctgcctcAACCCTGTGCTCTATGTATTTGTTGGAGTcaagttcaagaagcatttggaacAGTTATGCAGTCTGTGTTTACACTGCAGCAATGGCCAAGCCTCCAGCACCAGGATCTGCTatgaaggaaaattccagcatGAAGGGGCATCCGTCTACTGA